From a single Salvelinus namaycush isolate Seneca chromosome 14, SaNama_1.0, whole genome shotgun sequence genomic region:
- the LOC120058716 gene encoding protein RCC2 homolog: MSWSTQDLSGGSDAAAHTPKITKSGLQAVTVADDIKEKIKLDLPKVKGQLLIFGATNWDLIGRKEVPKAQVAFRNLGQNLWGPHRYGSLSDVQVSSVVSGPCAAHSLLITTEGKLWSWGRNEKGQLGHGDTKRLEAPKLIEALADEVVVAAACGRNHTLALTEGGTAYSFGENKLGQLGQGNQTDAVLSPALIQYNGQPLVKVACGAEFSMVVDCKGILYSFGCPEYGQLGHNSDGKFIARAQRIEFDCETIARRVGIFIEKSKDGQVTPVPNVVVRDVACGGNHTLILDSQKRVFSWGFGGYGRLGHTEQKDEMVPRLVKLFDFPRRGASQIYTGYQCSFAVNEMGGLFFWGVTNTSRESTMYPKSVQDLCGWKVRSLACGKSSIVIAADDSTISWGPSPTFGELVSF, from the exons ccgcacacacgcCTAAGATCACCAAGTCAGGCCTTCAAGCAGTCACTGTTGCGGACGATATCAAGGAAAAAATA AAACTTGACTTACCTAAAGTCAAAGGTCAACTGCTCATTTTCGGAGCCACCAACTGGGATCTCATCGGAAGGAAAGAGGTGCCAAAAGCACAAG TGGCCTTCAGGAACCTAGGCCAGAACTTGTGGGGTCCTCACCGCTATGGCAGCTTGAGTGATGTGCAGGTCAGCAGTGTGGTGTCTGGGCCCTGTGCTGCCCACAGCCTCCTAATCACCACTGAGGGCAAGCTCTGGAGCTGGG GTCGAAATGAAAAGGGTCAGCTGGGTCACGGGGACACCAAGCGCCTGGAGGCCCCAAAGCTGATTGAGGCCCTCGCAGACGAAGTGGTGGTGGCTGCAGCCTGTGGACGCAACCACACCCTGGCATTGACAGAGGGTGGCACCGCCTACTCGTTTGGAGAGAACAAACTGGGCCAGCTGGGCCAAGGCAACCAAACAGATGCAGTCCTCAGTCCAGCCCTG ATCCAGTACAATGGGCAGCCCTTGGTCAAGGTGGCGTGTGGGGCAGAGTTCAGCATGGTGGTGGACTGCAAAGGAATCCTCTACTCGTTCGGGTGCCCAGAGTATGGCCAGCTAG GACACAACTCTGATGGCAAGTTCATTGCCCGCGCTCAGCGCATCGAGTTTGACTGTGAGACCATTGCACGCCGTGTGGGCATCTTCATTGAGAAGAGTAAGGACGGCCAGGTGACGCCTGTACCTAACGTGGTGGTCCGAGACGTCGCCTGCGGAGGCAATCACACG CTGATATTGGACTCCCAGAAGCGGGTGTTTTCCTGGGGCTTTGGTGGTTATGGACGGCTGGGTCACACGGAGCAGAAGGACGAGATGGTGCCCAGACTGGTGAAGCTCTTTGACTTCCCCAGGCGCGGGGCATCCCAAATCTACACTGGCTATCAGTGCTCCTTCGCTGTAAATGAGATGG GAGGGCTGTTTTTCTGGGGGGTCACCAATACCTCGCGGGAGTCTACCATGTACCCCAAGTCCGTGCAGGACCTGTGTGGCTGGAAGGTCCGCAGTCTGGCGTGCGGGAAAAGCAGTATAGTTATCGCTGCAGACGACAGCACCATCAGCTGGGGACCCTCCCCCACCTTTGGAGAACTGGTAAGTTTTTAA
- the LOC120059430 gene encoding 60S ribosomal protein L22-like — MAPVKKQSNKSNKGSKGGKKKKQVLKFTLDCTHPVEDGIMDAANFEQFLQERIKVNGKAGNLGGGVVSIERSKSKITVSSEVPFSKRYLKYLTKKYLKKNNLRDWLRVVANTKESYELRYFQINQDEEEEEDED, encoded by the exons ATGGCTCCTGTG AAGAAACAGAGCAACAAAAGCAACAAAGGCTCCAAGGGTGGCAAGAAGAAGAAGCAGGTCCTGAAGTTCACTCTGGACTGCACCCACCCTGTTGAAGATGGCATCATGGATGCTGCCAACTTT GAGCAGTTCCTTCAGGAGCGCATCAAGGTGAACGGGAAAGCTGGCAATCTGGGTGGCGGTGTGGTGTCTATTGAGAGGAGCAAGAGCAAGATCACTGTGTCCTCTGAGGTCCCCTTCTCCAAAAG ATATCTGAAATATCTGACCAAGAAGTACTTGAAGAAGAACAACCTTCGCGACTGGCTGCGTGTTGTGGCCAACACCAAGGAGAGCTACGAGCTGCGTTACTTCCAGATCAaccaggatgaggaggaggaagaggatgaggattAA